A window of Amyelois transitella isolate CPQ chromosome 30, ilAmyTran1.1, whole genome shotgun sequence contains these coding sequences:
- the LOC132903782 gene encoding uncharacterized protein LOC132903782 produces the protein MLIKCVKHRGRQFESKLFKTLSAILGAEHRPTTAYHPACNGLVERLHRQLKASIKCHATSNWTEVLPLVLLGIRSAWKEDIHASAADLVYGEPLRLPGEFLAPTSSDIIDYTDFVARLRLHMAKLSPQPTSRHGDKPFYIPKALETADYVFLRQDGYRHPLESPYTGPHKVLERGTKTFRIAVHGHNTTVTINRLKPAYVAQKGEADVALKTAITPPLVAKMPSPVTAEKPTPPPQQVRQTRSGRRVHFPKHYRP, from the exons atgttaattaaatgcGTCAAAC ACAGAGGCCGGCAGTTTGAGAGCAAGCTCTTCAAAACCCTGAGTGCTATCCTTGGAGCTGAGCACCGGCCCACCACAGCATACCATCCTGCCTGCAATGGACTCGTGGAGCGTCTTCACCGCCAGCTGAAAGCGTCCATCAAATGTCATGCAACTTCAAACTGGACCGAGGTTCTTCCCTTGGTGCTGTTGGGTATCCGCAGCGCCTGGAAAGAAGATATCCACGCTTCAGCAGCTGATCTTGTTTACGGCGAGCCCCTACGCTTACCTGGCGAGTTCCTTGCCCCAACGTCATCCGACATCATCGACTACACCGACTTCGTGGCACGACTTCGTCTTCATATGGCAAAACTGTCACCACAGCCTACTAGTCGACATGGCGACAAACCATTCTACATTCCGAAAGCTTTAGAGACTGCTGATTACGTCTTTCTGAGACAAGATGGTTACCGACATCCACTAGAGTCACCATACACTGGACCACACAAGGTGCTGGAACGCGGTACGAAGACATTTCGGATTGCAGTCCACGGCCACAATACAACTGTAACTATAAATCGTTTGAAACCAGCTTACGTTGCTCAAAAGGGAGAAGCAGATGTCGCTTTGAAGACCGCTATCACTCCACCCCTGGTAGCTAAGATGCCATCACCTGTGACAGCAGAGAAGCCTACACCACCACCTCAA
- the LOC106143075 gene encoding putative fatty acyl-CoA reductase CG5065, which translates to MVARRESVSAPVIPQFYAGRSIFITGATGFMGKVLIERILATCPDVDRLYLLVRHKKEVTPERRLQQLIESPVFDPIRASNPSQLDKLSMLAGDITRPDLGMTQESLMRLQEVSIVFHSAATLKFDEAMKMAVEQNVLSVIRLLEICDRLPKMQVFVHVSTAYSNAELSEVEEHVYPPKVPLQKLLAIAESVPDELMTEITPKFIAPKPNTYTFTKSMAEHVVQQHGNKGYPVAIFRPTIVISSVKHPFPGWIENLNGPSGVVAAAGKGLLHVFCCRGDAHADMLPVDVAIDTLIAAAWETAIDKPNEARVYNCTTRENPTKWIDFEQALRKYLVEYPLDKAFWYPSGAAIDNTYAQKAMELFTQTVPLHIVAYTVRLLGIKMQMNLITVSHRLQAMNKVLKFFAQREWVFHNENVKRLRSRLTPQDAAIYNLDPKSFNWDEHYCNFIKGTRKYLLKEKEQDLEEARKHVRRMFYVHYSVLLFVVVLLLRFALNNNFVRQFIYGVVRTLTAAFGAVFSKIV; encoded by the exons ATGGTAGCCCGCCGGGAGTCAGTGTCCGCGCCTGTCATCCCCCAGTTCTACGCTGGAAGGTCCATCTTCATCACGGGAGCTACTGGGTTCATGGGGAAG GTATTAATCGAGCGTATACTAGCTACTTGCCCCGACGTCGACCGCCTATATTTGCTGGTCAGGCACAAGAAGGAGGTCACGCCGGAGAGGAGATTACAGCAGTTGATAGAATCACCG GTGTTCGACCCAATCCGGGCATCGAACCCGTCACAGCTGGACAAGCTGTCCATGCTGGCCGGAGACATCACCAGGCCGGACCTCGGGATGACGCAGGAGTCCCTGATGCGGCTACAGGAG gTGTCAATTGTCTTCCACTCGGCCGCCACTCTCAAGTTCGACGAAGCCATGAAGATGGCGGTGGAACAGAATGTGCTGTCAGTCATCAGGCTTTTGGAGATCTGTGACAGGCTGCCCAAAATGCAG GTCTTCGTTCACGTTTCGACGGCGTACAGCAACGCTGAACTGTCAGAAGTGGAGGAACACGTGTACCCGCCCAAGGTGCCGCTGCAAAAGCTGCTGGCCATTGCCGAGTCAGTGCCGGACGAGCTGATGACTGAGATTACGCCAAA GTTCATAGCGCCTAAACCGAACACGTACACATTCACGAAATCAATGGCGGAACACGTGGTACAGCAGCACGGTAACAAGGGATATCCTGTTGCTATCTTCAGACCGACCATAG TGATATCATCAGTTAAGCACCCTTTCCCCGGCTGGATAGAGAACCTCAACGGTCCTAGCGGGGTGGTGGCGGCTGCTGGCAAAGGTTTGCTGCACGTGTTCTGCTGTCGTGGTGACGCACACGCTGACATGCTGCCTGTCGACGTGGCCATAGACACGCTGATAGCTGCCGCCTGGGAGACCGCCATAGACaa GCCAAATGAAGCGCGAGTTTACAACTGCACGACAAGAGAGAATCCCACAAAATGGATCGACTTCGAGCAAGCGTTGCGCAAGTACCTGGTGGAGTACCCCCTGGATAAGGCCTTCTGGTACCCCTCGGGCGCGGCCATTGATAACAC ataCGCACAAAAAGCAATGGAATTATTCACGCAGACTGTACCTCTTCACATTGTCGCGTATACAGTCCGACTTCTTGGCATCAAAATGca AATGAACTTAATCACAGTCAGCCATCGACTCCAAGCCATGAATAAGGTGCTCAAGTTCTTCGCGCAAAGAGAATGGGTCTTCCACAATGAGAACGTAAAGCGATTGCGGAGCAGACTCACGCCCCAGGACGCCGCGATTTACAACTTAGACCCTAAAAGTTTCAA TTGGGACGAACATTACTGCAACTTCATAAAGGGCACGAGGAAATACCTGCTGAAGGAGAAGGAACAGGACTTGGAGGAAGCCAGGAAACATGTCAGGAG AATGTTCTACGTCCACTACAGCGTGCTTCTCTTCGTCGTGGTATTATTGCTCCGGTTCGCTTTAAACAATAACTTCGTGAGACAATTCATATACGGCGTCGTGAGGACCTTAACAGCTGCTTTTGGAGCGGTGTTTTCGAAAATCGTTTAG
- the LOC132903803 gene encoding uncharacterized protein LOC132903803, giving the protein MNTCARCSSEFNDGVQCSSCKKLFDFACANITEAGYRKLGADRRAAWKCSSCRSGTEDPVSLDKIFSEILGMKRQLQSLPTLVEDVKAIKSEMQELRAACEFNNDKLDECANRIDAVESKFAEFDNLKEALKSTQDELMKCKLSLAAKEQWARLNNAEIKGVPTKKDENLFSIVESICKHIKCQFAKTCINYIARVPTHNSKEKSIIVNFANRYVKEDFVAAARSVKNIVASDIGYRDDVQRIYVNDHLTADMKNLLTKTKTTLKERLGYRYVWVKYGKIHVRQNDTSKILIINSDSDLNKLS; this is encoded by the coding sequence atgaatacgTGTGCTAGATGTAGCTCAGAATTTAATGATGGAGTGCAGTGCTCATCAtgcaaaaaattgtttgactTTGCCTGTGCTAATATCACAGAAGCCGGTTATAGAAAGCTTGGTGCTGATAGAAGAGCCGCGTGGAAGTGTTCGTCATGCAGATCTGGAACCGAGGATCCTGTTTCCctagataaaatttttagtgAAATCCTGGGAATGAAGCGACAACTACAGAGCCTTCCTACACTGGTCGAAGATGTTAAGGCCATTAAATCTGAGATGCAGGAGCTCCGTGCTGCATGTGAATTCAATAATGATAAACTGGATGAATGTGCAAATAGAATAGATGCTGTGGAGTCTAAATTTGCAGAATTCGATAATCTTAAGGAAGCCCTGAAATCTACTCAAGACGAGCTTATGAAGTGCAAACTTAGCTTGGCTGCTAAGGAGCAGTGGGCCCGTCTAAACAACGCTGAGATTAAAGGGGTGCCTACTAAAAAGGATGAAAATCTGTTTTCGATTGTCGAATCTATttgtaaacatataaaatgtcaGTTTGCTAAAACATGTATAAACTACATTGCCAGGGTTCCTACGCATAATTCCAAGGAAAAGTCTATTATAGTGAATTTCGCTAATCGCTATGTAAAGGAGGACTTTGTTGCTGCTGCGCGGTCTGTCAAAAACATCGTAGCAAGTGATATCGGCTACCGGGATGACGTACAGCGCATATATGTAAACGATCACCTTACGGCTGATATGAAGAATTTACTcactaaaactaaaactactctTAAGGAAAGACTGGGCTACCGTTATGTGTGGGTGAAGTATGGGAAAATACATGTTAGGCAAAATGACACTTCAAAGATTCTCATCATCAATAGCGACAGTGATTTAAACAAACTTTCTTAA